The genomic interval TCATTCTATTGGCCAGCTCTTTTAGGTGGATACTTAGTTTAAACATACTGCTTATTCCCTTTCATAGCGGTACTGATAAAATCATAATAAATTTTCCAGCTTTTTTCACCATATCCACCGCCGGGCAAAATAACTACAGGTACATTCAATTTACTGGCAATTTGCAAGATATAAACGTTTCTTTTTAACATCATTTCACGGCTGATATTCATGTCAGCCAATTCATCAAGTTCATAAGGATCCGATCCTGCTACATAAAAAATAAACTCCGGTTTAAACTGCTCAAGTATTAAATCTAATTTTTCTTCAACAGTTTTCATATATTTTTTTTCTGAAATTCCCGATTCAACCAATAAATCCAAATTTGAGACAGCTTCTTCTTCTATCCATTTATCTGCATGGATTGAAAAGGTAAATACGTTTGCATCATTCTTAAATATAAGAGTATTGCCATTGCCTTGGTGATAATCAAGGTCAACGATCAAGACCCTCTTAATCTTTGTTTCTTCCTGAACCCTTTTAACTGCAATTGCTATGTCATTTAATAAACAAAAGCCTTCTGCCTTTTCAGGTTGGGCATGATGAAACCCTCCACCCAAATTAAAAATCGGCTTATTTAATTCAATGGCCTTAAATGCAGCATGGATTGTACCACCACACACAGCTTTATAATACTCGAGAACTGAATTATCCCAGATTGTATTTATTTCAATTTTTAAGGCCTGGTTTACATAAATAGGATCTTGAATTTTGCGAATATAAATGGCGCTATGAATTTTTTTGATATCGCTATATTCACATGGTTTGGGGTACAAGATATTTTTAGCTTTTAACAATTTCTGTGCGATTAGCTTATCACGTATTCTTTTATATTTAAAGATATCAAATGTATGA from Calditrichota bacterium carries:
- a CDS encoding histone deacetylase, giving the protein MIRYFKKPKAYVVFSSEYLIGVSTYGSHHTFDIFKYKRIRDKLIAQKLLKAKNILYPKPCEYSDIKKIHSAIYIRKIQDPIYVNQALKIEINTIWDNSVLEYYKAVCGGTIHAAFKAIELNKPIFNLGGGFHHAQPEKAEGFCLLNDIAIAVKRVQEETKIKRVLIVDLDYHQGNGNTLIFKNDANVFTFSIHADKWIEEEAVSNLDLLVESGISEKKYMKTVEEKLDLILEQFKPEFIFYVAGSDPYELDELADMNISREMMLKRNVYILQIASKLNVPVVILPGGGYGEKSWKIYYDFISTAMKGNKQYV